In Chaetodon auriga isolate fChaAug3 chromosome 7, fChaAug3.hap1, whole genome shotgun sequence, a genomic segment contains:
- the gmnc gene encoding geminin coiled-coil domain-containing protein 1, with protein METLASVWARDPCDFSDLGETPSSVWESQCGFSSSPPAGLMWSQQLSPHLQRNKQLQDTLLQREEELARLQDENNKLREFLNSSFVRTLEQKAKKLTADGRRKLKRNLMYINEGPLQNGSQQLQTSRQVRKRVCRNLTAEFCSESSETSSSSEPNLDLWVLRTLGLKDRDTIDTSGNSSSSPGYSFCSLIYDGSSSSSPDCTLDSSFSPSVATSTPSSVHSYCRRSTYQTDYRYSAADCQEANCGNPAKSPQNCTASPGQCSDFTATGLTRQHGAPETVIRSYNTSTAFPPPPLTEEPPFTQSPNRADICSITALNQVQTLEGNQAKHPYYWSPRRDSQAPSQDKDHFSPPGERVLFSPISSSSPLLNQRWTPVCGGSPMSPSLGSQPPTTPRNRTDLAFSMSLSPSSSVKTHSFPQGQAFVRKNPQGRWNFTWVPRQGP; from the exons ATGGAAACCCTGGCCTCCGTTTGGGCCCGTGACCCCTGTGACTTCAGCGACCTTGGAGAGACGCCGTCGTCCGTGTGGG AGTCTCAGTGTGGTTTTAGCAGCTCTCCCCCTGCTGGTCTGATGTGGTCACAGCAGCTGTCCCCtcacctgcagagaaacaaacag CTTCAGGAcactctgctgcagagagaagaggaactGGCCAGACTGCAGGACGAGAACAACAAACTCAGAGAGTTCCTCAACTCATCTTTTGTGAGGACCCTGGAACAAAAGGCAAAG AAACTGACTGCTGATGGGAGGAGgaagctgaagagaaacctgatgTACATCAACGAAGGACCTCTCCAGAATGGCAGTCAACAACTCCAAACCTCCCGGCAGGTCAGAAAGAGAGTCTGCAGGAACCTCACTGCCGAGTTCTGCTCCGAGTCCTCTGAgacatcttcctcctcagaaCCGAACCTGGACCTCTGGGTTCTACGAACGCTGGGATTGAAGGACCGAGACACCATCGACACATCCGGcaactcctcttcctcacctggaTACAGCTTCTGCAGTTTGATTTATGATGGTTCCTCTTCCTCGTCCCCTGACTGCACTCTAGACTCCTCTTTTAGTCCTTCAGTTGCCACTTCCACGCCATCTTCTGTCCACAGCTACTGCCGAAGATCAACGTATCAAACTGATTATAGGTACAGTGCTGCTGACTGCCAAGAAGCAAACTGTGGTAATCCTGCCAAGTCACCTCAGAACTGCACAGCTTCTCCAGGTCAATGCTCTGACTTTACTGCCACTGGACTAACCAGACAGCATGGAGCTCCTGAAACTGTGATCAGGAGCTACAACACATCAACTGCCTTCCCACCTCCACCACTAACAGAAGAACCACCCTTCACCCAGTCACCAAACAGAGCAGACATCTGCTCCATCACTGCCTTGAATCAAGTCCAAACTCTGGAGGGAAATCAAGCAAAACATCCCTATTACTGGTCTCCACGGAGAGACAGCCAGGCACCGTCACAAGACAAAGACCACTTTAGTCCACCAGGAGAAAGAGTCCTTTTCTCCCCCATCTCATCATCGAGTCCTCTCTTGAACCAGCGATGGACACCTGTGTGCGGTGGCAGCCCAATGAGTCCCTCACTGGGATCTCAGCCTCCTACAACGCCTCGCAACCGCACAGATTTAGCTTTCAGCATGTCCCTCAGCCCATCTAGCAGCGTCAAGACCCATAGCTTCCCCCAGGGACAAGCGTTTGTCAGAAAGAACCCCCAGGGAAGGTGGAACTTCACCTGGGTGCCCAGACAAGGACCGTAG